In Eucalyptus grandis isolate ANBG69807.140 chromosome 4, ASM1654582v1, whole genome shotgun sequence, the following proteins share a genomic window:
- the LOC104441126 gene encoding tyrosyl-DNA phosphodiesterase 1: MAHSLVGHLVPLSKTLEENASCPRIPLAEGPNVIGRGAASVPDKRLSHKHITLTASADGSASLLVEGRNPVVVNAGKERMRLGSGEKLDIGPGCVIELIPGHHFFKYEVLSGDPSGSSGGGKKNDARAFEDRGRKRTREDVKDQSFARDSQSQANRGQSDVEVIRNFHVPEELLPYTFRLLRVQGLPAWANTSCVSIEDVVKGDIIVAILSNYMVDIDWLIPACPILAKVPHVLVIHGEGDGTLDHMKRKKPANWVLHKPPLPISYGTHHSKAMLLVYPTGVRIIVHTANLINVDWNNKSQGLWMQDFPWKDPSNASIRCGFEDDLVDYLSALKWPEFNINVPAVGKFTINPSFFKKFDYRDSAVRLIASVPGYHKGSNLKKWGHMKLRSVLQECTFDKDFQKSPLVYQFSSLGSLDEKWMTELASSMSSGFSEDKVPLGLGDPLIIWPTVEDVRCSLEGYAAGNAVPSPLKNVEKEFLKKYWAKWKASHTGRCRAMPHIKTYTRYKGQKLAWFLLTSANLSKAAWGALQKKNSQLMIRSYELGVLFLPCSIRRRGRIFSCTKNGVSSEFKDVSASSQNSEVGRAKLVSLVWQRSQDKDSSLDIIPLPVPYELPPQSYSQEDVPWSWDRRYTKKDVYGQVWPRQVQLYAFQES, from the exons ATGGCGCATTCTCTC GTTGGTCACTTGGTTCCGCTCTCCAAGACCCTCGAGGAGAACGCCTCGTGCCCCAGAATACCGCTGGCGGAAGGCCCCAACGTCATCGGCCGCGGCGCCGCCTCTGTTCCGGACAAGCGGCTCAGCCACAAGCACATCACCCTGACCGCCTCCGCCGACGGCTCCGCTTCTCTGCTCGTG GAGGGGAGGAATCCCGTCGTTGTTAATGCTGGGAAGGAGAGGATGAGGTTGGGAAGTGGAGAGAAGCTGGACATTGGTCCTGGCTGCGTGATAGAGTTGATTCCTGGACATCACTTTTTCAAGTATGAAGTGTTGAGCGGTGACCCGAGTGGGTCTTCAGGTGGTGGAAAGAAGAATGACGCTCGCGCATTCGAGGATCGTGGTCGGAAGAGGACGCGAGAAGATGTTAAAGACCAGTCTTTTGCGCGGGACTCTCAATCTCAG GCAAACAGGGGACAAAGTGATGTAGAGGTGATTCGTAACTTTCATGTTCCAGAAGAATTGTTGCCGTACACCTTTAGGCTTCTACGTGTGCAAGGTCTCCCGGCATGGGCAAATACATCCTGCGTTTCCATAGAAGATGTAGTAAAG GGCGACATTATTGTTGCTATCCTTTCAAATTACATGGTGGACATTGATTGGTTGATCCCTG CCTGTCCAATACTGGCAAAAGTTCCTCATGTGTTGGTTATCCATGGGGAGGGTGATGGTACATTGGATCATATGAAG AGAAAGAAACCAGCAAATTGGGTTTTACACAAACCTCCACTACCCATCTCTTATGGCACGCACCATTCTAAGGCCATGCTTCTTGTCTATCCTACGGGAGTGCGGATCATTGTACATACTGCCAATTTGATAAACGTTGACTGGAACAATAAGAGCCAAGGATTGTGGATGCAAGACTTTCCTTGGAAGGACCCAAGTAATGCTAGCATAAGGTGTGGATTCGAAGATGATTTGGTGGATTATCTTAGTGCACTAAAG TGGCCCGAATTCAACATAAATGTACCTGCTGTTGGCAAATTCACTATTAatccttctttcttcaagaAGTTCGACTATAGAGACTCGGCG GTTAGACTAATTGCATCAGTACCTGGATACCACAAGGGTTCCAACCTGAAAAAATGGGGTCACATGAAGCTGCGAAGTGTCCTGCAAGAGTGTACTTTTGACAAAGATTTTCAGAAGTCTCCTCTTGTTTATCAG TTTTCCTCCCTTGGGTCTTTAGACGAAAAGTGGATGACTGAGCTGGCATCTTCAATGTCATCAGGCTTCTCAGAAGATAAAGTACCTCTTGGCTTAGGTGATCCCTTGATCATATGGCCCACAGTGGAAGATGTTCGATGCTCCTTAGAG GGTTATGCAGCTGGAAATGCCGTACCAAGTCCACTAAAGAATGTGGAGAAGGAATTTTTGAAGAAGTATTGGGCAAAATGGAAGGCGAGCCATACTGGTCGCTG TCGTGCTATGCCACACATAAAGACATATACACGCTATAAGGGTCAGAAACTTGC TTGGTTTCTGCTAACTTCAGCAAATCTCAGCAAAGCTGCCTGGGGAgcacttcaaaagaaaaactctcaGTTGATGATTCGGTCATATGAG TTGGGTGTGCTATTTTTACCATGTTCCATCAGAAGACGAGGTAGAATATTTTCTTGCACAAAGAATGGGGTTTCTTCAGAG TTTAAGGATGTATCTGCATCATCTCAAAATTCTGAAGTCGGTAGAGCCAAGCTGGTGAGCCTGGTATGGCAAAGATCCCAAGATAAAGATTCCTCACTCGATATAATTCCTTTGCCTGTGCCTTACGAGCTTCCTCCTCAATCATATTCTCAAGAAG ATGTGCCCTGGTCATGGGATCGGAGGTACACAAAAAAAGATGTGTATGGTCAAGTGTGGCCGCGGCAAGTTCAGTTGTATGCTTTTCAAGAGTCCTGA
- the LOC104442719 gene encoding ubiquitin domain-containing protein 7SL RNA1, translating to MDVFFEPQEGSPFCIQIGFHDTVLEIKEKIEKHQGIPVYRQTIVFNGEALDDELDVEGCNIINRSCIRLIVAPEPPPSTKIELCIGTPPSKMRLPIEVGVRDPVKSLREVVWSLEDVPLERVKLYANGTELEDDCRICDYELQDNSSVDVHIKPLKFTVMVLPWKANLKVAVEVKQSDKVKVLRKELEKLQPILKFDLPSEGYFFIHNQSGMDEDKSFKWHGVEMGDTIEIFRGMISR from the coding sequence atggatGTGTTCTTTGAGCCCCAAGAAGGAAGTCCTTTCTGCATTCAAATTGGCTTCCATGATACAGTCCTAGAGATCAAAGAGAAGATCGAAAAACACCAAGGAATACCCGTCTATAGACAAACTATTGTCTTCAACGGTGAGGCCCTTGATGACGAGCTTGATGTCGAGGGCTGCAACATCATCAATCGCTCGTGCATTCGGCTCATTGTCGCACCGGAGCCACCACCATCCACTAAGATTGAATTATGCATCGGAACACCACCATCCAAAATGCGGCTTCCCATAGAAGTTGGAGTGCGTGACCCTGTGAAAAGCCTGAGAGAGGTTGTTTGGTCCCTGGAAGATGTCCCTCTTGAGCGGGTGAAGCTATATGCAAATGGAACTGAACTTGAAGATGATTGCCGGATATGCGACTACGAGCTTCAAGACAATTCCAGTGTCGATGTGCACATCAAGCCTCTGAAGTTCACAGTGATGGTGTTGCCGTGGAAAGCCAACCTCAAAGTTGCGGTGGAAGTGAAACAGTCAGATAAAGTAAAGGTTTTGAGGAAAGAGCTTGAGAAACTGCAGCCGATCCTGAAGTTCGATCTTCCTTCAGAGGGGTATTTTTTCATACATAACCAGAGTGGGATGGATGAAGATAAGTCATTCAAATGGCACGGCGTTGAGATGGGCGATACTATAGAGATTTTTAGAGGAATGATTTCACGATGA
- the LOC104442718 gene encoding uncharacterized protein LOC104442718: protein METNQTMGMASATKANCKARGARGANIMPPPSPEWMLLQIELLVISSAFLLLFLVIFGSCRRCCNSDKLRLVIFAAYSLSNYILTFSLGLMHNIRFHNPLFPIWAMLLMIALGSADSLSAYSLEDNEKWKSYNWQLGIKSIWLGLLIGLSNGDLSHKTILFACLFFIWALKCDERARALRAASRHSLERSTKVIADYMSREHENGGEVDPISMRGYKYLVRGEEERWANNLVPKRFIKWCLGRKKPALAPDYRTPLENEDELITVEKVWKCEGRLLSQGGDPHNKIKDICLSFALFKLLRLRYAGYSLPQEAYKKTWNLILHGLLSEQDGYKRAFRVVEVELAFLFDFLYTKYNIIFQPGRLLLKLVELMYVAVAVWYTTSILKNYKKHCDIDKPVTVLHGVTLDILMTNVMIISFIVVELMQLFFIWFSQWAKVMWICQYVQKKSWQENVWIERMIRVICWVRLLKPWEQKLRQYSLLEQYSYKPFSLLNNKLMAVYIDQTRDGQRQSTPIKLPEEVKQAVFHALKSHDGIKLENGQASLRGGNESKELLWACQLETQTQVIMVWHIATSFCEHQRPERSNSPDTRRNLLVATSLSKYLAYLVAFAPQLLPDHPCVAEHVFDQAIIEAMDFLGRCNKKDWIREMERKGRVISTHEETIVNRGARLRNQLTNDIKHEDEIWRILADFWVELVLYVAPSDDMKAHAEHLTRGGEFVTHLWALLSHARIERSSY from the exons ATGGAAACGAACCAGACAATGGGGATGGCATCGGCGACGAAGGCAAACTGCAAAGCCAGGGGGGCCAGGGGGGCCAACATAATGCCCCCGCCTAGTCCCGAGTGGATGCTCTTGCAGATCGAGCTCTTAGTCATCTCCTCCGCCTTCTTGCTCCTCTTCCTCGTCATCTTCGGCTCGTGCCGACGCTGTTGCAACAGCGACAAGCTCCGGCTCGTCATCTTCGCAGCCTACTCTCTCTCGAACTACATACTCACCTTCTCTCTAGGCCTCATGCACAATATACGGTTCCACAACCCACTGTTCCCCATCTGGGCAATGCTCCTGATGATCGCCCTGGGGAGCGCCGATTCTCTCTCTGCATACAGTCTCGAGGACAACGAGAAGTGGAAGAGCTATAACTGGCAGCTCGGGATTAAATCGATCTGGTTGGGCTTGTTGATAGGCTTGTCCAACGGCGACCTGTCCCACAAGACGATCCTGTTCGCGTGCCTCTTCTTCATCTGGGCCTTGAAGTGCGACGAGAGGGCTCGTGCCTTGAGGGCAGCAAGCCGGCATTCTTTGGAGAGGAGCACCAAAGTGATTGCTGATTATATGAGCAGGGAGCACGAAAATGGTGGTGAAGTTGATCCAATTAGCATGAGAGGATATAAATACTTAGTGAGGGGCGAAGAGGAGAGATGGGCGAATAACCTTGTTCCTAAGCGATTTATCAAGTGGTGTCTAGGGAGGAAGAAGCCGGCGCTGGCACCGGACTATCGAACGCCATTGGAAAACGAAGATGAATTAATCACTGTCGAGAAG GTATGGAAATGTGAAGGGAGGCTCTTAAGCCAAGGAGGAGACCCCCACAACAAGATCAAAGACATATGCCTCTCTTTTGCACTCTTCAAGCTCCTCCGTTTGAGATATGCTGGCTACTCATTGCCCCAAGAGGCTTACAAGAAGACATGGAATTTGATTCTCCATGGATTGCTCTCAGAACAAGACGGTTACAAACGGGCATTTCGAGTCGTGGAGGTTGAGCTCGCATTCCTTTTTGATTTCTTGTACACCAAGTATAATATCATATTCCAGCCCGGCCGGTTGTTGCTCAAATTGGTGGAGCTTATGTATGTTGCTGTCGCCGTTTGGTATACAACatcaatcttgaagaattaCAAGAAACACTGCGATATTGACAAACCAGTCACTGTGCTGCATGGGGTGACTCTCGACATACTCATGACCAACGTGATGATAATCTCATTCATTGTTGTGGAGCTCATGCAGCTCTTCTTCATATGGTTCTCGCAATGGGCTAAAGTTATGTGGATCTGCCAGTATGTGCAAAAGAAGTCATGGCAAGAAAATGTGTGGATTGAGAGAATGATCAGAGTGATATGCTGGGTCCGATTACTGAAGCCTTGGGAGCAAAAGCTTCGTCAGTACTCATTGCTCGAGCAGTACTCTTACAAGCCTTTTAGTTTATTGAACAACAAGCTGATGGCGGTCTACATCGATCAAACTAGGGATGGCCAGAGACAGAGCACGCCGATCAAACTGCCTGAAGAAGTCAAGCAAGCAGTGTTTCATGCTCTGAAGTCACATGATGGTATCAAATTGGAGAATGGACAAGCCTCACTAAGGGGGGGCAATGAGTCTAAGGAGTTGTTGTGGGCGTGTCAACTTGAGACACAGACTCAGGTCATAATGGTGTGGCACATCGCCACTAGCTTCTGTGAGCACCAACGGCCAGAAAGATCAAACTCGCCCGACACAAGGAGGAATTTACTAGTGGCGACTAGCTTATCCAAATATTTGGCTTACTTGGTTGCTTTTGCTCCACAGCTACTACCAGATCACCCTTGCGTTGCAGAGCACGTGTTTGATCAGGCGATCATCGAAGCCATGGACTTCTTAGGGAGATGCAATAAAAAGGATTGGATTAGGGAAATGGAGAGGAAGGGCAGAGTTATATCTACACATGAAGAAACTATTGTCAACCGAGGTGCTCGGCTCAGGAATCAGCTTACGAATGATATAAAACATGAGGATGAGATTTGGAGGATTCTAGCTGACTTTTGGGTGGAACTGGTGTTGTATGTGGCACCTTCAGATGATATGAAAGCGCATGCAGAGCATTTGACTAGAGGAGGGGAGTTTGTAACTCACTTGTGGGCTTTGCTCTCTCATGCAAGGATTGAGAGGTCATCCTACTAA